In Bactrocera neohumeralis isolate Rockhampton unplaced genomic scaffold, APGP_CSIRO_Bneo_wtdbg2-racon-allhic-juicebox.fasta_v2 ctg1034, whole genome shotgun sequence, the genomic stretch CTCTCCGTTCAATGAAAAGTCACTTATTAAAAGGTAATTAACGATCGCACGtaattaaagagaaataaatgcaaaatcaaGCGAATGtcaaatcagaatgaaatatcaatttttaagACGTTCAGATATCTCATTTTTAGGATCTCCTTTACATTACATAGCTAACTTTTTTATAACTGAGTGAAATAAGACATCAAATATTCAGGTTGTTGAAATAGTCAACATTAAACCCCGAATATCTGCGTGAAAGTTCAAGGaggtttatttatacatttttataaataatgttaCATTCTGATACACAAATTCTTGTCCCTAAATCTATTCTTTCCTAATTACATGAGAGTGTTACCTTCATCAATTAATCGAATGATGAATTCTaattcatttgaattttcttaacgAATGTCGAAAATGAAGAGAAGTATGGCCACATCGATCCATGGGAGACCACGCATGCGCAGATGGACACATTGtcattgaaatcattaatttattagtatttaaaGAACAATTAGGTCTACAATGAAAATTCAAGGATTATTTTTTacctacaaataataattttacctACAATAATCTTAATAGTCCTAAAAAAACCTCCTTCTTCGGGTTCTTCATCCAGATAACAATATAAAGGATTATTGCATTGTTTGCTTGCACAGTGACCAGTGACGATCAGATAATGGGTAGCTTTGCCCGATCGTGAAATTTTGTGCTTGTCGAAATTGAAGAAGCATGGAAAATTAGTTTGACGTTGAATGATCTCGAAAAGTTCATCTGTCCATGTACCTAAGGGAGGTTAGGAAATAAATAATTccaataattaattacatatcATCACAATGTCtaacaatcaatttttttttattttcaaatgaatggttaatgaacaaacaaaaattcttcatatttgtGGCAATAATTGatggaaatttttactttttatttttcattcaattaatAATGCGATACAAATCACTTTCCACAATTATGTACATAATTGTTTCAATGAATGAtggagatttttttattattattctgatAGTAgctaattaaaaaggaaaatgttCATTATAGCCTTATTAATTAATGAAAGAATTGGTATTCATTTAAATCGTCTCCTGAATCTTAATTAAAGTTTGCTGGTACATAACGTATTGGACTCGCTTTTGCAAATTTCATATTATACtcattgattttaatattaaggAAAAATCCCCAATGATGAGTTTCCACTCAAAGTTCAATTTATGCCCTATTTCTCATTATCGAAATGATTTTACTTTTAAGAATgttattttccattgaaaataatgaaaagattggaataacaaatttttcatttataatttaatagatCAGAAGTGAGTTTAAATTTGCATTagattggaaaatgaaaaaatcaaaacattattCGGCATtaatattgtcataaaaataattgaattttgaaaaagccaTTAATAGTTTACATAGTAATATTTTTAACGGTCTCTGATACCTGAACGGAGAGTAGTATAAGTACGTCCATCATTATATGTTTTTTCATCTCCTTGTATGCTCACCCATTCAGCTGCAGTGACGAGCACTTTGAATTCGTCTAAATCCGCACTTTCCTCATGCAGTTCAAACGACTCATTAAAGGGATCAGTCACTGAGTCTTCGAACGTTGATTTGTGAAGTGAAACATTTTTCACCTCTTCACGAAAAGGAATTCCCAATTCATCACAGGCAATAGCAAGTACCTTTCTCCTATTGTTTATGACATTCACATATACATTATATGGTGtccatttatttttcaactccTTGCTCATGGTTTTCCATATTATATGcgaagaaattggaaaattacttCTCTCTGTAAAATGGTCGATATGCTTTTTAATAACTGCTACGACATCCTCAACAGCTACTTTAGCATGAGGTGCCCTTGTTGATGTAgcctaaaacaaaatttagtcgaaaaattggtaataaaaaattaaaaggtcgCCATACTTTGTAAATATGCTCAATTCAAAATTCCTACCGTTAACAAATCACTTATTAtatagttattgatttttttctttagtcAAAACTCGAAAGCGAAAACCAGCCTGATAAACCTCAATAATAACTCATTCACCATataacctttttttgttttaatatttaataatgaattttggTGAATGATGTGAATCAATACCTTCTTTATCGATATAATCGACAAGTGTCGGTCAGTTTTAAGCGAACGTACATATCTTTTTCGATATTGAACTTTTACGGTATGGGAGCATCACTTATACTACATTGTACGATGGAAATAGTGAAATACCATagacctttttttaaatttattaaaatctaatGAATAATTACGTGTAAAAGAATGAAACCaaggtatttattatttacaaacgATTTGCTTTCCATTGGTTAATATTATTTGGGTCTACAAATAAAAGGTGAGGTGCTAACTTCCcatcattattttgtttaattaattaaaaaataatgaagggtctacaaaattttttaattgtattacaATGATGTACAAAGGTCCTACTATTGatctaaataaaaaaccaatgaattttcaattatgtggTGCCAACTACCAGTCACTGCAAAAGTATACAtcaatatttgcatacattgcgattgcctggttcaaagcaaaaattgaagcatgaaaatatcactatgctgtggttgggagtatcatcatgggcatgcatacatatacatacatatttctgttttaatattcttgggtatgtgagacagataacacaataaaaaatgtctttatgcTCTCTGTGTGAGAGGTGTGTTTTGGACGCATTTTTTGCTGTTAAAAGTGGAATATCAAAGAGCTTACCAATGATCGCAATCTtagcacaaaaaaatacaaaactactATTGATGCAGTATTCacaagatatataaatatatttaaatcaaaattgttcATTTCACACTTTAGTTGCCGTAGACCTATTGTTTCAGTTTTAGAATTTGATGAAAATCctgataataataatgaaaatgctGATAATGATAGATATAAGAGTTGTTGAAATTATGGAAGagaattgataaattttgtatttactatttactaatatttactcatggaggatggagtcatgtgtagaagttcacgcaagtgaggaaagttctctgatcgccattcacttgggagtggccagaaacgattcttttacacatggctcaagcagctcactacttccggtctttgaccaagtatcctctgggtagcctaagaacatccgttcgaaggtgagctaatgtgagaaggcgaaacattccctacatagggttgtgcgctgggcttgggacccgccacgtaaaaaacaataccaatgaaaaggaaaacacagcctcggatgagagaccccccttttgatgacgaccatggcaaacggaataaggactacgatttgagggcatgcacctggaatgtccggacccttaattgggaaggtgccgctgcccagctggttgatgtcctcgcaaaaataaaggctgacatcaccgccgtccaagaaatgcgatggacgggacaaggacagagacgagtaggtccttgtgacatttactacagtggccatataaaggagcgcaagtttggtgtgggattcgtggtgggagagagacttcgtcgccgagtactatcattcactccggtgaatgaacgtctagccacaatccgcatcaaagcgaggttcttcaacatatcgctgatttgcgcccacgccccgacggaagagaaggacgatatgaccaaagatgccttttatgagtgcttggagcgcacttatgagagctgcccccgccacgatgtcaaaaatgtgcttggcgattttaacgccagggtgggcaaagaaggtatatttggctctacggtcggtaaattcagcctccacgatgaaacatccccaaatgggttaaggctgatcgacttcgccggggcccgaaatatggttatttgtagtactagattccagcataagaagattcatcaagctacttggctgtctccggatcgaaaaactaccaaccagatcgatcatgttgtgatagacggaagacacgtctccagtgttttagatgtgcgtgcgttccgaggtcctaacatcgactcggaccactatcttggtgcagctaagattcgcacccgcctctgtgcagcaaaaaacgcacgccaacaaacacaaggaaggttcgacgtcgagaagctgcaatcacaacagacagccgaacgattttctactcggcttgcactcctgctctctgagagcactagtcaacaactcggtataagggaactgtgggacggcatttcaaattccttacgtacagctgcaaccgaaaccattggttttcggaaagagcaaaagaacagctggtacgacgaagagtgccgtgtcgcagcggagagaaaacaggctgcctacctcgccacgttacgatcgaccactacacgtgcgggatgggatagataccgagagttgaagagggaagcgagacgcatttgcagacagaagaagaaagaggccgaaatgcgtgagtacgaagagcttgataagctggccgacaggggtaatgctcgaaaattctacgaaaaaatgcggcggcttacagaaggtttcaagaccggagcatactcttgtagaacccccaaaggtgatctagtcactgatgcccagagcatagttaaattatggagggaacacttctccagcctgctgaatggcagtgaacgccaaacaccaggagaaggagaacccgattacccaatcgatgacgatggagcagacgttccattacccgaccatgaagaagttcgaatagcaattgcccgcctcaagaacaacaaagcggcaggggccgacggactaccggccgagctattcaaacacggcggcgaagaactaatagggagcatgcatcagcttctttgtaaaatatggtcggacgagagcatgcccaacgattggaatttaagtgtgctatgcccaatccataaaaaaggagaccccacaatctgcgccagctaccgtgggattagcctcctcaacatcgcatataagtttctatcgagcgtattgtgtgaaagattaaagcccaccgtcaacaaactgattggaccttatcagtgtggcttcagacctggaaaatcaacaaccgaccagatattcaccatgcgccaaatcttggaaaagacccgtgaaaggagaatcgacacacaccacctcttcgtcgatttcaaagctgctttcgacagcacgaaaaggagctgcctttatgtcgcgatgtctgaatttggtatccccgcaaaactaatacggctgtgtaaactgacgttgagtaacaccaaaagctccgtcaggatcgggaaggacctctccgagccgttcgataccaaacgaggtttcagacaagactctctatcgtgcgacttcgtcaatctgctcctggagaaaatagttcgagctgcagaactaaacagagaaggtaccatcttctataagagtgtacagctgctggcgtatgccgacgatattgatatcatcggcctcaacacccgcgccgttagttctgctttctctaggctggacaaagaagcacagaaaatgggtctggtagtgaacgagggcaaaacgaaatatctcctgtcatcaaacaaacagtcgtcgcactcgcgacttggctctcacgtcactgttgacagtcataactttgaagttgtagataatttcgtctatttaggaaccagcattaacaccactaataatgtcagcctggaaatccaacgtaggattgctcttgccaacaggtgctacttcggactgagtaggcaattgaaaagtaaagtcctctctcgacgaacaaaagctaaactctataagtcgctcataatttccgtcctgctatatggtgcagaggcttgggcgatgacagcaaccaattaagaagaagaagaatatttactcatttaaataaaaccacTTCCTTCGAATATAGTTTCTATATTAATATACTTCATGTCCATTCAAAAAGTGCCCACATTGCTTtgataaacttgattttttatttatgtacaatttCTCATGTCGCGAGCGCACCTAAAAATGCTCACccaaaaaagtgcccaacgcgcCATAAGTTCAAGTTTTCACTTCTGCCTGCACTCCCGGAGTGCAACTTCCCTCGGTTATTATGTTGGCTTATCCAGACCGACCACCTTGGAGCGGTGCTTTGCCAACAAGGAAGACCAATCACAATGATTTCGAGAACACTCgataaaaaagaagagaatttTGCCACTAATGCGCGGGAGCTTCGAGCCATTGTGTGGGCACTCAAAAGCCTTAGTCATTATTTATATGGTGTCAAGGAATTAAACATTTACACCGAATATCAACCCCTTACCTTTGCGGTGTCAGATCGCAAGCCGAACCCAAAAATAAAAGGGTGGAAAGCTTTCATAGAAGGATATTACGCAAAACTTCACTATAAACCAGGGAAAGATAATTTGAAAGCCGATGCTCTATCACACCAATTTATAAATTCTTTAGATTATGAACCCGAGTCAGATGCCGCCACTATTCACAGTGAGCAATCACTTACCCACACCATAGAAAGAGTCTCTAAACCTCTATCGTAACCAATTAATTGCGGGATCAGGCAATATTccgtggaaaaaaaaaaattgttcttttcGGAAACAAATTACGTCACTTCTTTACATTCACTGATAATGagactttgttcaaaatgctgCCAGAAGTAATAAAATCTGATTTATTTAATAGTATTCATTACGAGCTACCTCTGCTAGAACAGATCCAGCATTGGCTAATAACCACATTCCCAAAACAAAGATTGGAAATAATCGCACAGGAGCATAATAGAGCTCATCGTGCTTTTCAGGAAAACGTTAAGCAAATACTGTAAGATTATTTTTCCCACGAATGGAGAAGAAGGCGGCAGTGAATTGCAAAAGCTGCGTAAAGGCCAAATACGTAAGACACCCAGTTAAGCATCCTATAGGGTAAACTCCCATTCCAACTTTTCCCGGGGAAATTCATCACATCGACATCTTCTCCACAAattctacatatgtactttcTTACCTGCGTGGACAAGCTATCTAAATTTGCGGTTGAACAACCAATCCCTTCCAGAACCATAATCGACATTAAAACTAGGCATTTTGCAATTGGTCAACCTGTTCACGGGAACCAGAACCATATATTGCGATAAGGAGACATCGCTTAATTTAAACCCGACAAGAGATACTTCTTCAGCTTTGATATCGTAAATGCTCCTCCCCCTCACTGTACCTTTAATGGGCAGGCAGATGCCTGAAATTGGAAAAGGGGATTGAGGACACAACGGACCTCATTTTACTCGCCACAATCGAATACAATAGGAAGATGCACTCAGTAACAGGCGAGAAACCAATGGATGTCATCCATTCGCAGGTAGAAAAAAAACGAGCAGGCAAAAAATAATGTGGAAAAAGCCCAAGAGGCAACACGAAGAATTCATAACAAAAACCGGGAAAAAAGAACATTCGGTGTGTGCGAAACAGTTCTAAGCAAGTGTGGTCCAAGAAGATTTTGGCTCCACGGTTAGGGTAAATGGTAGGACAGTTCATAAGGATAATCTGCGTAAGTTTAAGCTAATAACTATAAGTTGTCTCCTCATCTCCACCCGTCTTTCTTTATCTAGACTGCCAATCCTTGCGCTCTCCTTGGTCTCGACACTTACCAACGGAAAAATTGTGAACTACTCTCACACGGACTATTTACCGATTACGGATCAGGCAGACGACAAATCTCACGGCCTATGCCGAATTGACGCTTGAAACCCGCATTGTCCTGAAAATTTACCCACACAGTCACATGACAAAATTGATGATGGCCGACCTCGAACGAATTGACAAGCTCCTCCGAACAGTAACTGGACCAAGAAGACATCAACGAAGCTTGAACATCTTAGGAGCTGCTCTCAAGGTAGTAGCAGGTACGACTGACttttacgaattttttttttatgcgggTGAGGGGAGGGAAAATGCCTCCGACATCATCGGTGCTATCatcacagcagcggtatgtgccaccTTCAAGTCACTAAAAGCCCCCTTCcaaggaaccgtcgcccactCTGGGACCGCATTTgaattacttcagggtggcgttcaaTGTTGCTTCGctctccaacatgacgctgaTTAAATTGTCTGCGCTTATTGGGCCGAGCAGGTCGTTCTCCTTGTCAGCGCACACAGTTAAAGAATGTCTTTTCAGCGTCTTCTTCTCTCGCGTCgttgtataggcatgacggctcttcgacttttcccatgctgtaaaggtactttttgaagttaCCGTAGCCGGATATcagctgggttgtgtaaaagTCTACTTGTCCGAATTTACGACTTGTCCATTAGTCTAGATCTTTTAttagcctggccgtccatctgccgcgactttcattctcccatcttcgttgccattttgttattgtatctttTCTTATTTGTTGTATTACGCTCTTGTTATTGCCGGCTGATGTAACTCTGAAGGCTGCGGTGCGGTACACTTTGGTCActaccttacgccggttttcctttttaagcgcGTATGGCCAGATTTCGGCTCCGTATAATAAGACGCTGATTGtagtcgacattaggagctttctcttttcttggatGGGGCCTCTTATGTTGGACGTTAATTGGCTCAGTTGAcaggtgatcttcgctgccttggctgcggcgtgctggatttgtacccagaaggttagtctggggtccagtcttacgcctatgTAGGTAGTTTGCTGCTTTTTGTGTCCTAAGAATCGACATGAAACTACGCATTTTGCAGTTGGTCAACCAGTTCACGGGAACCAGAAATATATATTGCGATAATGAGACATCGCTTAATTCAAACACGATAAGAGCCTGTCTTAGAGACTTCTTCAGCTTTGATATCGTAAATGCTCCTCTCTCCCACTGTACCTGTAAATAGTATTGAATTAAACACGATTcatctggcatttctagttttaatatttcgtcATAACTAATGTTCCACAGgtctgggcctagaatggatccATGTGCCTGCTCCTAACGTAACTGCTATCTGTCGTGATCCCTCTTTAGTTTCGTACAGCAGTTTCCTGTTactaaggtagctccgcaccacagccCTGAGGTAGTCGGGTATCTTGAAGCTTTTCTCGAGGGCGTCAATCATATCTACCCATCTAGCtctgttgaaggcgtttcggacatctacagtcgccagcaacactattcttttgtatttgtgccGTCTACGC encodes the following:
- the LOC126766413 gene encoding uncharacterized protein LOC126766413; its protein translation is MSKELKNKWTPYNVYVNVINNRRKVLAIACDELGIPFREEVKNVSLHKSTFEDSVTDPFNESFELHEESADLDEFKVLVTAAEWVSIQGDEKTYNDGRTYTTLRSGTWTDELFEIIQRQTNFPCFFNFDKHKISRSGKATHYLIVTGHCASKQCNNPLYCYLDEEPEEGGTSHSIETSDDFPEKVNLMLKP